In Salinibacterium sp. dk2585, a single window of DNA contains:
- the topA gene encoding type I DNA topoisomerase: MSGTKKLVIVESPAKAKTIAQYLGDGYEVQASVGHIRDLIEPRNLPADKKKGFLGKFSIDVENDFLPYYVVSDQKKKTVADLKRALKDADELYLATDEDREGEAIAWHLLEVLKPKVPVKRMVFHEITKEAIQRAQENPRDLDTALVDAQETRRILDRLYGYEISPVLWRKVGPGLSAGRVQSAATRLVVDRERERLAFVAASYWDLTALLAPQGDGQNFDSRLVRINGERIATGRDFDDKGNLKSGVRTLDEASAKTLADALRSSEASVVVKSVESKPYTRRPAAPFSTSTLQQEAARKLRFSARQTMSVAQSLYENGYITYMRTDSLNLSQQAVAAARAQAKALYGADTVPEKPRAYASKSKNAQEAHEAIRPSGDTFRTPSELEGTLRGNEWKLYDLIWKRTVASQMADAKGVTASVAIAATVADGTVAEFSASGTVITFRGFLQAYEESRDEDRNDTAEAKEAKLPPLEEGQALTVVETEPKGHETSPPPRYTEASLVKTLEELGIGRPSTYAAIISTIVDRGYVTPRGTALVPSWIAFSVVRLLEQYFGDLVEYDFTAAMENDLDRIAGGDEDRVEWLKGFYFGSEGHRGLRTVIDNLGEIDAREINSIEIADGITLRIGKYGPYLEVPGDDPETPRRVNLPQDLAPDELTAAKAQELIDAPVVGDRIIGVNPENGKNIVAKDGRFGPYVTELDPEPEEELVVDSATGEVADAPAKKAPAKKKAAAPKPRTASLFKSMDLATIDLDTALRLLDLPRVVGADPESGEEITAQNGRYGPYLKKGTDTRTLPSEDQIFEIDLAGAVELFAQPKYGARKASSALKEFDADPESGKPIKVKDGRFGPYVTDGVTNATIPRGETVEEIDFERAVQLLADKRAKGPAKKPAKKAPAKKAPAKKATTAKKPAAKKPAPKKKAE, encoded by the coding sequence GTGTCCGGAACCAAGAAGCTTGTCATCGTCGAGTCACCGGCGAAGGCGAAGACGATCGCCCAGTACCTCGGCGACGGTTATGAGGTGCAGGCCTCAGTCGGGCACATCCGTGACCTCATCGAGCCGCGCAACCTGCCGGCCGACAAGAAGAAGGGCTTCCTCGGCAAGTTTTCGATCGACGTCGAGAACGACTTCCTTCCCTACTACGTCGTCTCCGACCAGAAGAAGAAGACCGTCGCCGACCTCAAGCGCGCCCTCAAGGACGCCGACGAGCTCTACCTCGCCACTGATGAGGACCGCGAGGGAGAGGCCATCGCGTGGCACCTGCTCGAGGTGCTGAAGCCCAAGGTGCCCGTCAAGCGCATGGTGTTCCACGAGATCACGAAGGAGGCGATCCAGCGGGCGCAGGAGAACCCTCGCGACCTCGACACGGCCCTCGTCGACGCGCAGGAGACCCGTCGCATCCTCGACCGTCTCTACGGCTACGAGATCTCGCCCGTGCTGTGGCGCAAGGTCGGCCCCGGCCTCTCCGCCGGTCGCGTGCAGTCCGCCGCCACGCGCCTCGTGGTTGACCGCGAGCGCGAGCGCCTCGCGTTCGTCGCCGCCAGCTACTGGGATCTCACGGCGCTCCTCGCGCCGCAGGGTGATGGGCAGAACTTCGATTCGCGCCTCGTGCGCATCAATGGCGAACGCATCGCGACGGGACGCGACTTCGACGACAAGGGCAACCTGAAGTCGGGCGTGCGCACCCTCGACGAGGCGTCCGCCAAGACGCTCGCGGATGCGCTGCGGAGCTCCGAAGCATCCGTCGTGGTCAAGTCCGTCGAGTCGAAGCCCTACACGCGGCGGCCCGCCGCACCGTTCAGCACGTCGACGCTCCAACAGGAGGCGGCGCGCAAGCTGCGCTTCTCGGCCCGCCAGACCATGAGCGTGGCGCAGTCGCTCTATGAGAACGGCTACATCACCTACATGCGCACCGACTCGCTCAACCTGTCGCAGCAGGCGGTCGCGGCCGCCCGTGCGCAGGCGAAGGCGCTCTACGGTGCCGACACTGTGCCCGAGAAGCCGCGCGCCTATGCAAGCAAGAGCAAGAACGCGCAGGAGGCGCACGAGGCGATCCGTCCCTCTGGTGACACCTTCCGCACTCCCTCGGAGCTCGAGGGCACGCTGCGCGGGAACGAGTGGAAGCTCTACGACCTCATCTGGAAGCGCACGGTCGCTTCGCAGATGGCGGACGCGAAGGGTGTGACGGCATCCGTCGCCATCGCCGCGACCGTCGCGGACGGGACCGTCGCGGAGTTCAGCGCATCGGGTACGGTCATCACCTTCCGCGGCTTCCTGCAGGCCTATGAGGAGAGTCGCGACGAGGACCGCAACGACACGGCCGAGGCCAAGGAGGCGAAGCTCCCGCCGCTCGAGGAGGGGCAGGCACTGACGGTCGTCGAGACCGAGCCGAAGGGCCACGAGACGAGCCCGCCGCCGCGCTACACGGAGGCGAGCCTCGTCAAGACGCTCGAGGAACTCGGCATCGGGCGACCCTCGACCTACGCGGCCATCATCTCGACCATCGTCGACCGCGGGTATGTGACCCCGCGCGGCACGGCGCTCGTGCCGAGCTGGATCGCCTTCTCGGTCGTTCGCCTGCTGGAGCAGTACTTCGGCGACCTCGTCGAGTACGACTTCACGGCAGCGATGGAAAACGACCTCGACCGCATCGCCGGCGGCGACGAAGATCGCGTTGAGTGGCTCAAGGGCTTCTACTTCGGCAGCGAGGGCCACCGCGGCCTGCGCACCGTGATCGACAACCTGGGCGAGATTGACGCGCGGGAGATCAACTCGATCGAGATCGCCGACGGCATCACGCTGCGAATCGGCAAGTACGGCCCCTACCTCGAGGTTCCCGGCGACGACCCGGAGACCCCGCGGCGCGTCAATCTCCCGCAGGACCTCGCTCCCGACGAGCTGACGGCTGCGAAGGCGCAGGAACTCATCGACGCTCCTGTGGTTGGCGACCGCATCATCGGCGTCAACCCGGAGAACGGCAAGAACATCGTCGCGAAGGATGGCCGCTTCGGCCCCTACGTGACGGAACTCGACCCAGAGCCCGAGGAAGAGCTCGTCGTCGACTCCGCGACAGGCGAGGTGGCGGATGCCCCCGCCAAGAAGGCGCCCGCCAAGAAGAAGGCGGCGGCACCCAAGCCGCGCACGGCATCCCTCTTCAAGTCGATGGACCTCGCGACGATCGACCTCGACACGGCGCTTCGCCTGCTCGACCTGCCCCGCGTCGTGGGTGCCGACCCCGAGTCGGGCGAGGAGATCACGGCCCAGAACGGTCGCTACGGCCCCTACCTCAAGAAGGGCACCGACACCCGCACGCTGCCGAGCGAGGACCAGATCTTCGAGATCGACCTTGCCGGCGCGGTCGAGCTGTTTGCGCAGCCCAAGTACGGCGCGCGCAAGGCATCGAGCGCCCTCAAGGAGTTCGACGCAGACCCCGAGAGCGGCAAGCCGATCAAGGTCAAGGACGGCCGCTTCGGCCCCTACGTCACCGACGGCGTGACCAACGCCACCATCCCCCGGGGTGAGACGGTCGAGGAGATCGACTTCGAGCGCGCGGTGCAGCTGTTGGCCGACAAGCGGGCCAAGGGGCCGGCGAAGAAGCCCGCCAAGAAGGCGCCAGCGAAGAAGGCACCTGCAAAGAAAGCTACGACGGCGAAGAAGCCTGCGGCGAAGAAGCCTGCCCCCAAGAAGAAGGCAGAGTAG
- the tmk gene encoding dTMP kinase encodes MASGLFITFEGGDGSGKTTQSELLAAWLEEQGREVVRSREPGGTDLGLELREIVLHRRGHIAPRAEALIYAADRAHNIATKVRPAVESGAVVIQDRYLDSSVAYQGAGRVLDGGEVRDVSLWATEGFLPHLTILLDLDETVGRERLDVSRTRFDRLEAEKADFHARVRAGYLALAAAEPERFLVLDATRPVDELAAAIRERLGTLL; translated from the coding sequence GTGGCGTCCGGCCTCTTCATCACCTTCGAGGGCGGCGACGGTTCGGGCAAGACGACACAGTCGGAGCTGCTTGCCGCGTGGCTGGAGGAGCAGGGACGGGAGGTCGTGCGCAGCCGCGAGCCAGGAGGCACCGACCTCGGGCTCGAGTTGCGGGAGATCGTGCTGCACCGCCGCGGGCACATCGCCCCACGCGCGGAGGCGCTCATCTACGCGGCCGATCGGGCCCACAACATCGCGACCAAGGTGCGGCCGGCCGTCGAGTCCGGTGCGGTCGTGATCCAGGATCGCTACCTCGATAGCTCGGTTGCCTATCAGGGTGCCGGGCGCGTGCTCGACGGGGGAGAGGTGCGCGACGTGTCCCTCTGGGCCACGGAGGGCTTCCTGCCCCACCTGACAATCCTGCTCGACCTCGATGAGACGGTGGGACGTGAGCGACTGGATGTCTCGCGCACCCGCTTTGACCGGCTCGAGGCGGAGAAGGCCGACTTCCACGCCCGCGTGCGGGCAGGGTACCTCGCGCTCGCCGCGGCTGAGCCCGAGCGCTTCCTCGTGCTGGATGCGACGCGTCCCGTCGACGAGCTCGCGGCGGCCATTCGCGAGCGCCTCGGCACCCTCCTTTGA
- a CDS encoding DNA polymerase III subunit delta' — translation MSVWDELTGQSEAIEVFRAAAASAADRDDTGNSMTHSWLITGPPGSGRSNLAFAFATALLSTDPDGDEATQRQVEARSHPDLAVLSTERVIITIDEVRTLVASSQFSPSVARYRVMVIEDADRMTERTSNLLLKALEEPPPRTVWILCAPSEADLIPTIRSRVRSVRLRVPAVADVAQLIERRDGVSPEIALRAAREAQSHIGMAHRLATNDDARRRREQTLRTALGIRSVSDAVMAAATMLELAGDDAKAITLERDAQERESALRSLGIEPGGTIPPALRSQLKNLEEDQKRRATRSLRDGIDRVMVDLQSLFRDVLLVQLGASVELVNLSLETELRTAAEASRPHQTLAVLDAIATARRRIEGNVAPALALEAMLIAATRKDHA, via the coding sequence GTGAGCGTGTGGGACGAACTGACCGGGCAGTCGGAGGCCATCGAGGTCTTCCGGGCGGCCGCGGCATCCGCTGCCGACCGTGACGATACGGGCAACTCCATGACGCACTCGTGGCTCATCACGGGCCCTCCCGGCAGCGGCCGCTCGAACCTCGCCTTCGCCTTCGCCACGGCGCTGCTGAGCACCGATCCCGACGGTGACGAGGCGACGCAGCGGCAGGTCGAGGCGCGGTCACATCCCGACCTCGCGGTGCTCTCGACCGAGCGGGTCATCATCACGATCGACGAGGTGCGCACCCTCGTCGCGAGCTCGCAGTTCTCGCCCTCGGTGGCGCGCTACCGCGTCATGGTGATCGAGGATGCCGACCGCATGACGGAGCGCACCTCCAACCTGCTGCTGAAGGCCCTTGAGGAGCCGCCACCCCGCACCGTGTGGATACTCTGCGCTCCCAGCGAAGCCGACCTGATCCCAACGATCCGCTCGCGCGTGCGCTCGGTTCGGTTGCGGGTTCCCGCGGTTGCCGACGTGGCCCAGCTCATCGAGCGACGCGACGGCGTCAGCCCCGAGATCGCGCTGCGGGCGGCTCGCGAGGCGCAGAGCCACATCGGCATGGCGCACCGGCTCGCCACCAACGACGATGCGCGGCGCAGGCGGGAACAGACGCTGCGCACGGCCCTCGGCATCCGCTCGGTTTCGGATGCCGTCATGGCGGCCGCGACCATGCTCGAGTTGGCGGGTGACGACGCCAAGGCCATCACGCTCGAGCGGGACGCCCAGGAGCGCGAGAGTGCCCTGCGGTCGCTCGGGATCGAGCCGGGCGGCACGATCCCGCCCGCCCTTCGCTCGCAGCTGAAGAACCTCGAGGAAGACCAGAAGCGCCGGGCGACGCGCTCGCTTCGCGATGGGATCGACCGCGTCATGGTCGACCTGCAGTCCCTGTTCCGCGACGTGCTGCTCGTGCAGCTCGGTGCCTCGGTCGAGCTCGTCAACCTGAGCCTCGAGACCGAACTTCGGACCGCGGCGGAGGCAAGCCGGCCGCACCAGACCCTCGCGGTGCTCGACGCGATCGCAACCGCCCGCCGCCGCATCGAGGGCAACGTCGCGCCCGCGCTCGCCCTCGAGGCCATGCTGATTGCCGCCACCCGAAAGGACCATGCGTGA
- a CDS encoding alpha/beta hydrolase: MKCIRVATVALLAATSLLLTACMPGFSRPAPDASEPTGESVAAELEQYYHQVIEWEWCDGEFHCATAEVPLDWSEPQGASIEIALIRSPAEGESMGSLLVNPGGPGASGVDQVRDGVDYAASERLRRHYDIVGFDPRGVGASDAVSCYDDPDVLTEFIYEIVPYEAGTVEWLDAVEESNARFGEECLEHTGELLGLVDTVSAARDMDVLRAALGDERLNYLGYSYGTLLGATYAELHPEKTGRLVLDGALDPATSDFDVTAAQAQGFESAMRAFLADCLTGEECPFSGTSVDEGMAELAGIFDRLDASPLRAEDGRMLGSSAMFTAVILPLYSQDTWGYLSQLIADVKSGSAELAFSLADAYNGRNPDGTYADNSTEAFIAINCLDYSSTSTRETLSAEAAELARIAPVFGPLMSYGGTSCDEWPFPPTRDRQPIAAAGSAPILVVGTTNDPATPYKWSVALAEQLENGHLVTYEGEGHTAYNKSNACVNDAVDGFFIEGIVPETDPLC, from the coding sequence GTGAAGTGCATCCGCGTTGCCACCGTCGCCCTCCTCGCTGCGACGTCGCTGCTGTTGACGGCGTGCATGCCGGGTTTCTCGCGGCCAGCCCCCGACGCTTCTGAGCCGACGGGTGAGAGCGTCGCCGCCGAACTCGAGCAGTACTACCACCAGGTCATCGAGTGGGAGTGGTGCGACGGCGAGTTCCACTGCGCGACGGCCGAGGTTCCGCTCGACTGGAGCGAGCCGCAGGGAGCGTCGATCGAGATCGCGCTTATCCGTTCCCCCGCTGAGGGTGAGTCGATGGGCTCGCTGCTGGTGAATCCCGGGGGCCCGGGTGCCTCCGGGGTCGACCAGGTTCGCGATGGTGTCGACTACGCGGCATCCGAGAGGCTTCGTCGCCACTACGACATCGTGGGCTTCGATCCGCGGGGTGTGGGCGCGTCGGATGCCGTCAGTTGCTACGACGACCCGGACGTGCTTACGGAGTTCATCTACGAGATCGTCCCGTATGAGGCCGGCACGGTTGAGTGGCTCGACGCGGTCGAGGAGAGCAACGCGCGCTTTGGCGAGGAGTGCCTCGAGCACACGGGTGAGCTGCTCGGTCTTGTCGACACCGTGAGCGCGGCGCGCGACATGGACGTGCTGCGGGCGGCGCTCGGCGACGAACGCCTCAACTATCTCGGCTACTCCTACGGCACCTTGCTCGGCGCGACCTACGCCGAGCTGCACCCCGAGAAGACCGGCCGCCTGGTGCTCGACGGTGCCCTTGACCCCGCGACGAGTGACTTCGATGTCACGGCCGCACAGGCGCAGGGCTTCGAGAGCGCCATGCGCGCCTTCCTTGCCGATTGCCTCACGGGTGAGGAGTGTCCCTTCTCGGGCACTTCCGTCGACGAGGGCATGGCCGAACTGGCGGGCATCTTCGACCGCCTCGACGCGAGCCCTCTCCGGGCGGAGGATGGGCGGATGCTCGGCAGCAGCGCCATGTTCACCGCCGTCATCCTGCCGCTCTACAGCCAGGACACCTGGGGGTACCTCTCCCAGCTCATCGCCGACGTGAAGTCAGGCAGCGCCGAGCTGGCGTTCTCGCTCGCCGACGCCTACAACGGCCGCAATCCTGACGGCACCTACGCGGACAACTCGACCGAGGCGTTCATCGCGATCAACTGCCTCGACTACTCGTCGACCAGCACCCGCGAGACGCTGTCGGCGGAGGCGGCCGAGTTGGCCCGGATCGCCCCGGTCTTCGGCCCGCTCATGTCCTATGGCGGCACGTCGTGTGACGAGTGGCCCTTCCCGCCGACGCGCGACCGGCAGCCGATTGCGGCCGCGGGTTCGGCGCCGATCCTCGTGGTCGGAACCACGAATGACCCGGCGACGCCCTACAAGTGGTCGGTCGCGCTTGCCGAGCAGCTCGAGAACGGTCACCTCGTCACCTACGAGGGTGAGGGGCACACTGCCTACAACAAGTCCAACGCGTGCGTGAACGACGCGGTCGACGGCTTCTTTATCGAAGGGATCGTCCCAGAGACCGACCCGCTCTGCTGA
- a CDS encoding TetR/AcrR family transcriptional regulator, whose amino-acid sequence MSVLQAAVDGEPGLRERKRRATASAIQRAAIELALESGLGVTVEEISRRAGVSPRTFFNYFPTKEDAFLGTVPPLPVGIARERFVTAGPGSDLISDLTQMLADMSGDELVDSEVFLLRRRLVASHPELAARRLLTTRTLESQLLEIVEERLLADAAATGAVTDGVRNQAAVVTFAAFGVLRSAWMRWVDLDGAEPMEECIRSSFATARELFAPR is encoded by the coding sequence ATGAGTGTTTTGCAGGCTGCGGTCGACGGCGAGCCGGGGCTCAGGGAGCGCAAGCGCCGGGCCACGGCATCGGCGATCCAGCGTGCCGCGATCGAGCTCGCACTCGAGTCGGGTCTGGGCGTCACGGTCGAGGAGATCAGCCGTCGCGCCGGGGTGTCGCCCCGCACCTTCTTCAATTATTTCCCGACGAAGGAAGACGCCTTCCTCGGCACGGTGCCGCCGCTGCCAGTAGGGATCGCGCGCGAGCGCTTCGTGACCGCAGGGCCCGGCTCCGACCTGATCAGCGACCTGACGCAGATGCTGGCCGACATGTCGGGCGACGAGTTGGTCGACAGTGAGGTCTTCCTGCTACGTCGGCGGCTTGTCGCGAGTCATCCGGAGCTCGCGGCCCGCAGGCTCCTCACGACCCGCACCCTCGAGAGCCAGCTCCTCGAGATCGTCGAGGAGCGGCTCCTGGCCGACGCTGCCGCGACCGGCGCGGTCACGGACGGGGTGCGCAATCAGGCGGCCGTCGTCACCTTCGCGGCCTTCGGTGTGCTCCGGAGCGCCTGGATGCGCTGGGTCGACCTCGACGGCGCGGAACCTATGGAGGAGTGCATCCGCTCGTCCTTCGCGACCGCGAGGGAACTTTTCGCACCACGCTGA
- a CDS encoding TetR/AcrR family transcriptional regulator: MADERSVAQRRAGARDALAAALKVRLRTEPFDKVTVTELTRDCGLTRQAFYYHFPDVRHLAVWVFETEIAGQVRAFASELGWADGLVRLMLYMRKNRAAVLAVFDGLGQSGVERFLFRQMRPVTESVMDQDGGGPVQAQDRILVVDFYTSAVLAVVLRWVADGMVEHPYRVVGALEIMLHGAIRESVRRLDARATPHRPT; encoded by the coding sequence ATGGCCGATGAGAGGTCCGTCGCGCAGCGGCGCGCCGGTGCGCGCGACGCGCTGGCTGCCGCGCTCAAGGTCCGGCTGCGGACGGAGCCGTTCGACAAGGTCACCGTCACCGAGCTGACGCGCGACTGCGGGCTGACCCGACAGGCCTTCTACTACCACTTCCCCGACGTCCGCCACCTCGCGGTGTGGGTGTTCGAGACCGAGATCGCCGGCCAGGTCCGCGCGTTCGCCTCCGAGCTGGGGTGGGCGGACGGCCTGGTCCGCCTGATGCTCTATATGCGCAAGAACCGCGCGGCGGTGCTCGCGGTGTTCGACGGGCTGGGACAGTCCGGGGTCGAGCGCTTCCTGTTCCGCCAGATGCGGCCGGTCACGGAGTCCGTCATGGACCAGGACGGCGGCGGGCCGGTACAGGCGCAGGATCGCATCCTGGTCGTCGACTTCTACACCTCGGCGGTGCTCGCCGTAGTGCTGCGCTGGGTCGCGGACGGGATGGTCGAACACCCCTACCGCGTCGTCGGCGCCCTCGAGATCATGCTGCACGGCGCGATCCGGGAGTCCGTCCGCCGGCTCGACGCCCGCGCCACACCGCACCGCCCCACGTGA
- a CDS encoding DUF5692 family protein codes for MFLYESIPWYSWAMFGIVLVGLIALNEVTRRWKWAGIAFFVALPLLLTIFVWPITAGEGSSTGTWFHWVKVYSALAGCLGFMLIRYIPRLAANKWALMFPALILAINIGEAVIRDFEVANLQGMHDGVFMVGGPWNYMNAIAGILNLLTICGWAGIIISRDKTKDMIWPDMMWFWIIAYDLWNFAYVYNCVGDHSFYAGAALLISCTIPAFFIKKGAWLQHRAHTLALWMMFTMAVPTFVSTSPFAVESSHNPTALFVVSALSLAANIAVAAYQAYTIVKRRRNPLRDELYTDLPQYKEVRDANLPVESPAAQPAPRGRLVTV; via the coding sequence ATGTTCTTGTACGAATCAATTCCCTGGTACTCCTGGGCGATGTTCGGCATCGTCCTGGTTGGCCTCATCGCGCTCAACGAGGTGACGCGACGCTGGAAGTGGGCCGGCATCGCCTTCTTCGTGGCGCTGCCACTGCTGCTCACGATCTTCGTGTGGCCGATCACCGCCGGTGAAGGATCATCCACCGGCACGTGGTTCCACTGGGTGAAGGTCTACTCCGCTCTCGCAGGATGCTTGGGCTTCATGCTCATCCGCTACATCCCCCGGTTGGCGGCGAACAAGTGGGCACTCATGTTCCCAGCGCTCATCCTCGCGATCAACATCGGCGAGGCCGTCATCCGCGACTTCGAGGTCGCGAACCTGCAGGGCATGCACGACGGTGTCTTCATGGTCGGTGGACCGTGGAACTACATGAACGCCATCGCCGGCATCCTGAACCTTCTCACCATCTGCGGCTGGGCTGGCATCATCATCTCCCGCGACAAGACGAAGGACATGATTTGGCCCGACATGATGTGGTTCTGGATCATCGCGTACGACCTGTGGAACTTCGCCTACGTGTACAACTGCGTCGGTGACCACTCGTTCTACGCCGGTGCCGCGCTGCTCATCTCCTGCACCATCCCCGCCTTCTTCATCAAGAAGGGCGCGTGGCTGCAGCATCGTGCGCACACGCTGGCGCTCTGGATGATGTTCACGATGGCGGTTCCGACGTTCGTCTCGACGTCGCCGTTCGCCGTGGAGTCCTCGCACAACCCGACCGCCCTGTTCGTCGTGTCGGCCCTGTCGCTCGCGGCCAACATCGCCGTCGCGGCCTACCAGGCGTACACGATCGTCAAGCGGCGCCGGAACCCGCTCCGCGACGAGCTCTACACCGACCTGCCCCAGTACAAGGAGGTGCGCGACGCGAACCTCCCCGTCGAGTCCCCGGCCGCTCAGCCGGCTCCTCGGGGGCGACTGGTCACGGTCTGA
- a CDS encoding sodium-dependent transporter translates to MVTASTQIRKREAFGSRNVFILSAIGSAVGLGNIWRFPYVAYEGGGGAFLIPYLCALLTAGIPLLFLDYSIGHRFRGSAPLAFRRMHRAAEPLGWWQVLICVVIAVYYAVIVAWAAMYTWFSARLTWGEGNEEGFFFTDFLQSADVAEAGVSTDFVPGVGVPLLVVWLAVIVIMALGVKRGIGMANLVLMPLLTLMFVILVVQSLFLPGALEGLNAFFAPNWEALADPAVWASAYGHIFFSLSVAFGIMVTYSSYLKRKTDLTGSGLVVAFANSGFEILAGIGVFAALGFMAQAQATDVAGVATSGIGLAFVAFPTIVSQAVGGSIIGVLFFGALVFAGVTSMISILEVIVAALQDKLGWGRVRTTLTVSIPLAVISMALFSTTTALTVLDTADAFVNSFGIMAVALVAVIVVAWILHKLPTLQAHLNGRSSFRVGVVWKVLVAGLVPLVLGYLLVTELVAKVAEPYGGYPTWFLAIFGWGMVIGLVVLALLLSLLPWSGRSRAKDDPEYDDFLTDEHYGPDSETDTVRAIAPERGGVS, encoded by the coding sequence ATGGTGACCGCATCGACGCAGATCCGCAAACGTGAGGCGTTCGGCTCGCGTAACGTGTTCATCCTCTCGGCCATCGGCTCGGCCGTTGGGCTCGGCAACATTTGGCGCTTCCCCTATGTGGCGTATGAGGGCGGCGGCGGGGCCTTCCTCATCCCGTACCTGTGCGCACTGCTGACGGCCGGCATCCCGCTGCTATTCCTCGACTACTCGATCGGGCACCGCTTCCGCGGTTCCGCGCCGCTCGCCTTCCGGCGGATGCATCGTGCCGCCGAGCCACTCGGGTGGTGGCAGGTGCTCATCTGCGTCGTGATCGCCGTGTACTACGCCGTCATCGTCGCGTGGGCCGCGATGTATACGTGGTTCTCGGCGCGCCTCACATGGGGTGAGGGCAACGAGGAGGGCTTCTTCTTCACGGACTTCCTGCAGTCGGCGGATGTCGCAGAGGCGGGCGTCTCGACCGACTTCGTGCCTGGCGTCGGAGTGCCGCTCCTGGTCGTCTGGCTCGCCGTCATCGTCATCATGGCGCTCGGCGTCAAGCGCGGCATCGGCATGGCGAACCTCGTGCTCATGCCCCTGCTGACCCTCATGTTCGTCATCCTGGTCGTGCAGTCGCTCTTCTTGCCCGGCGCCCTCGAGGGGCTGAACGCCTTCTTCGCCCCCAACTGGGAGGCGCTCGCCGACCCGGCGGTGTGGGCATCCGCCTACGGGCACATCTTCTTCTCGCTGTCGGTCGCCTTCGGCATCATGGTGACCTACTCCTCGTACCTCAAGCGCAAGACCGACCTCACGGGTTCCGGGCTCGTGGTCGCCTTCGCGAACTCGGGCTTCGAGATCCTTGCGGGCATCGGTGTCTTCGCCGCCCTCGGCTTCATGGCGCAGGCGCAGGCGACGGATGTCGCTGGGGTCGCGACGTCTGGAATCGGCCTCGCCTTCGTGGCCTTCCCGACGATCGTGTCGCAGGCGGTCGGCGGCTCGATCATCGGCGTGCTGTTCTTCGGGGCGCTCGTCTTTGCGGGGGTGACCTCGATGATCTCGATCCTTGAGGTGATCGTCGCGGCGCTGCAGGACAAACTCGGCTGGGGCCGCGTGCGCACGACGCTCACGGTGTCGATCCCGCTGGCGGTCATCTCCATGGCGCTCTTCTCGACGACGACCGCCCTCACCGTGCTGGACACGGCGGATGCCTTCGTCAACTCCTTCGGCATCATGGCCGTCGCGCTCGTGGCCGTGATCGTCGTGGCCTGGATCCTGCACAAGCTGCCGACGCTGCAGGCCCACCTGAATGGACGGTCGAGCTTCCGGGTCGGCGTCGTGTGGAAGGTGCTCGTGGCCGGCCTCGTGCCGCTCGTGCTCGGCTACCTCCTCGTGACCGAACTCGTGGCCAAGGTCGCGGAGCCGTATGGCGGGTACCCGACGTGGTTCCTCGCGATCTTCGGCTGGGGCATGGTGATCGGGCTCGTCGTGTTGGCCCTCCTGCTGTCGCTCCTGCCATGGAGCGGCCGCTCGCGCGCCAAGGATGACCCCGAATACGACGACTTCCTCACCGACGAGCACTACGGCCCCGACTCCGAGACCGATACCGTGCGCGCGATCGCGCCGGAGAGAGGAGGCGTGTCATGA
- a CDS encoding methionine/alanine import family NSS transporter small subunit yields MTPSAIVMLVIAIVTVWGGLVAAIVNLARHPEVADSEPMPPVEL; encoded by the coding sequence ATGACACCGAGCGCAATCGTCATGCTGGTCATCGCCATCGTGACGGTGTGGGGTGGCCTCGTGGCCGCCATCGTGAACCTGGCGCGGCATCCGGAGGTCGCTGACTCAGAGCCCATGCCACCCGTCGAGCTCTAG